The Mesorhizobium sp. M3A.F.Ca.ET.080.04.2.1 genome contains the following window.
TAACGATAACGGCCTTTCATGTCTAGTAATACAATCTAACGAGGACCGGGATATCCATCTTAGCGAGGTAAAAACCTGTGATGATTTCACTCAAGGTGGACCAGAATTGGTTTTCGAATTTCGCGGCTGGATATACTCCATGCTACAGACGGACAATCAACATGTGTATCTAGCGCATACAGGAAAAACTCTCCGATACGGCCCTCACGCGAACCCGCAACCGGTGCTCAGCGTAAATGCGGATATTACAAAACTATGCGCGTCCGCACATGGTGTCTGGATAGTCGGACTACGAGGCTACGTCGCACATTTCGACGGAACGACCCTGTCGGAATACCCCATCCCGAATGGGGCGCATGTATATCTCGTTTCGGAGGCGCCGGATGGCAGCGTGTACGCGTGCGGTGACGGCGGCGGTCTATACCGACTCAGCTCCGGCCAATGGAACAGAATTGACCTGTCAACAGACGCAGACATATTTCGGATAATCGCGCAAGCCGCCGATCGGGTCTGGATGGTTGGATCAAACGGTCTATGCGCCCTGCTCGACGGCGCAGAATTGCGGGTTTTTTCCCCACCCGACGACCGCAACTATCGAGCAATAGCGGAATACAAAGGGCGGATGTTTGTCGGCGCAGGACATCTGGGATTGGACGTCATAGACGGGGAAAATGTTGTTAGTTTCAAAGAAAACGTGTATAGTTACTATCTATACTCCAACAATTACTACCTTGTCTCTACAGGATTTAACCAGATATGTCGATTTGATGGAAGTCAATGGCTTGGAACAGAATTTAGGTAGCATTATTACTTCCGAGAATAGATTGTATGTAATTTCTAACCTTTGCGAGATCCAGGTCTGATATTTTGACAGTTGTGGAGGTGGTCAGCATCCTGACCACAAACAGCTCTCCCGCCTCGGGAAACTCGCGGTAGCGCTCCTCCGCGATTCTCTTGCCCACGTCACCCGCGACGCGTAGCCCGTCGAGATGCGCCTCCAAGCGTTCAATCAGACGAACGAGACGCTCGACATCCATGTCCGGGTTTTCATCGGGATTGAGCAGATGCCAGTCGTAGATATTCCAAAGAAAGGCAGCCATCTCCGCGTGCTGACGCACGATATTTTCTAGAACCGGTGGTTTCGCCATCAATTCAGATTCACCGACCCGCCCCGGATACGGTTGGCGGCGCTGGCGTGGCTGACCAGATGCGTGCCCCGAATCGTCAGGTGACCGTCCTTTTCCATGATAATAACCGACCTTCCGCATCTGAGTTCTAACCGCTCGCTGGCGCAGATCTTTACTGTCTCGCCATCGCGAACCAAGTTATTTTCGGCTTGCTTTTTCGCCGGATCGACGATGCGTCCGACGATCAATGGCTTGAGCGGATCGCCATTTTCGAACAGCAGCGCCACTTCCGAACCGATCATATCTGACGACAGTTCCGTTAGGCTGCGCGCCGACAACGCAACTTCCTGAGGATTGCCCGGAAACACCACAAGCGGCGCATCCTCGCCATAGCCCAGAAAAAGACCGATCACGACGCCGTCGATACGGCTCAGCATCTCAGACATCGACCACCTCAGTTCTCATTGATCTTGGATCCTTTCATGGTGATATCACTGGACGCCTTGACGTTGATCTTGCCGGAACCTTTGATGGTGATGTTTTTCCCTTCAATCGTGATTGTGCCATCCTTCTTCATGGCAATCGCAGCGGACCCGGTTTTGATAATGATGGAAGCACCGGCGTCGATGATCAAATCCTTGCCGACCTTGATCGCTCCGTCCTCGCCGATTTCCAACAGGCTGCTCTTGGCTACCTTGACCGAGTGCGCACCACCAATTTCCGTTGAATCGTCCTTGGCGATCTTAGCCGAACGTCCCGCGCCAATATCGCTACCCTGATCCTTGGCGATTTTGAACGTCTGGCCACCCCCGATCTGGACGCCCTGATCGGCCGCGATATTCCAATTATCCGAAGCCCCGATATCGTGGCTCTGTCCGGCCCCCACGGTCATACTCCGCGACGCCCCAATCGTGTTCGTCTGCACCGCGCCGACACTGCGCGTCTCCGCCGCCCCCACCGTATCCACACGCGCAGCGCCCACCGTAATCGTCTGGACGATCCCCACCGTCTGCGAATGGTTAGCGTCGATATTTTCCGTCGAATTCGCAACAACGTGGATCGTCTCGTTGGCCATCACCGTCAATGACCGGTTGGCACCCACCGTCTCAGTATCATTGTTGCCGATATTCGTCGTCTGATCGACGCCGATCTTGACCGTCTTGTTGTTGCCGACGTCCTCGTCGAGGTTGTGGCCGACGGAGTGCTTGGCGTCGTGGTCGATGCGGTCGGACTGGTCGTGCTGGACCAGCTTGTTGCGATCGTTCTTGATCAGCAGGTGGTGGTCTTTCTGGGCCTGGAAATTGACCAGCTCGGAGCCGGCCTTGTCCTCGAACATCAGTTCGTTGTAGCCGCCCCCACCCTTCGACGAATTGGACTTCCAGCCCGATTGCGTGGCGTTGCCCGGCAGTCCGTAGGGCGGCATCTGCGAGGCGTTGTAGACGCGGCCGGTGATGATCGGCAGGTCGGGGTCGCCCTCGATGAAATCGACGATCACCTCCTGGCCGATGCGCGGGATCTGGATGAATCCCCAGCCGCTGCCGGCCCAGGTCTGCGACACGCGCACGAAGCAGGACGAGTTCTGGTCCTTCTTGCCGAGCCGGTCCCAATGGAACTGCACCTTCACGCGCGCATATTTGTCGGTGAATATCTCCTCGCCGGAAGGGCCGACGACCGTCGCCGTCTGCGGCCCGCGCATGATCGGCCGCGGCGTGATGCGCGGCGGGCGATAGGGCAATTTGGTGGGCGCCACGCCAAGCACGATCCTGAAGTTCTCGGTATGGGCCTCGTTCTGGGTGCGGTAGCCGGGATCGAACAGCCGGTACTCGGCGCTGACCACCAGATAGTCCTGGTTCTGGTCGTCGCGCGGGAAACTTTCCAGCTTGAACTTGCAGCCGGAATGAAGGCCGCGCACGGTGCCGACAGCGGTGCTGCGCTGGTGCACGGCCTGGAGTTCCTCGCGGCGAACACCGGCAATCGTGTCGCCGCGCCCGACATCGAGATGCGCTCCGGGCTGGCGGTAGTTCTCACCCGAGGCTTCCTTGTGGCTGAACGGCTGGGCGGATTTCGCCATCAGGTCGGCGCCGGGCTTCTCGAAATCGTAATCCGTGTGGGCATAAGCGCCCGGCCGCACCGAGCTGCCCGGTATCCATTCGGTGATGTATTCGACGTCGCGCCGCGAGGCCTGGCCCTCGAAATTATAGAGCACCTTGTCGTAGCCCGGCGCCTGCTTCAACTTACTCATCGCATCGCACAGGATCAGCGTGTGCTTGCCCTCGTCATGCTCGAAGAAATAGAAGATGCCCTCGTGCTCGAGCAGCCGCTGCACGAAATCCAGGTCGCTCTCGTCATACTGCACGCAATATTCGCGTGAGGGATAGGATCCCTGCAGCCGCTTCTCGAATTTCGCGATGCCGTATTTCGAAAAGATCTTCTCGACGATCTCGACCACCGTCATATTCTGGAAGATGCGGCAATCGGTGGTGTTGCCGAGGAACCAGAGCCAGGGCCTGACCACCGCTTCGTAAAAGGCCAGCCGGTCCTCGATGCGGGTCAGCCTGAAATCCGACACCAGGCCGCTGAACCAACGTTTCGGGTCGGACTCGCCCTCCACCGAAACGGGGCCGCCCAGCATCTTCAGCGGGTCGACATCGTGGCTCTTGGAGACGAAGCCAACCGTGTAGGAAAAGCAGCGGCTGATCTCGTCACGCCCGACGAGATGGGTGAAGGTCAAAAGGTCGGCGCCAACGGGCGTCTGCACAACCGTGGCACGTTCGTTCGGCATGGGTCGTGCCCCTCCTGGACGCGGCCGCCAGTATGATGGATCGAAGCCCCCGCTATGTTAACCGCATCACGTTCGGGAACTTTTCGAATTCACCGCACCGGACCAAATCAGCCTAGCACATGTTTTGGCGCCGGCCAAAGAACTGTGGCGGCACAATACACTTGCGGTAAATCATCCTGAAACGCTCTTGTCCCACGGCGGCCGCAAGCTGCTAGAATGGCGGACGCAATGCCGGGAAAAGCGCAGAGTTTCCGGCCGGATTGCCAGTGATAAGTGCTTTCGATGAGGCTCGGCGGCGTACCGGATGTTCATCTCGCTTCAGATCAGCAATGTCGACCGGCTGCCCCGGGGCACCGCGGCCAGCTATGCCGCGCGCGACCGCAGCTTCGAGATCGGCCGCGAGAATTGCGACTGGACGCTCGCCGACCCGGACAAAATCATCTCGGGCCGGCATTGCGAGGTCCGCTACCAGGCGGGCGCGTTCTGGCTCTATGATGTCTCGCGCAACGGCACCTTCATCAACGGCTCCCGCCAGCGCATGGCCGGCCCGCATCGGCTTGGACATGGCGACCGGCTGCTGATCGGCCGCTATGTCATTTCGGTTTCGATCGAGCAAGAAGGCGTAACCAGCGGCCATTCGCAAACCCGGGCCGGCTCGACACAGCGCGAATTGCCGCCGGCGACAGGCCGGCCGCTCGAATTGTCCAATGAGCCGTTCTTCGGCCAGGCGGAACAGCGCCTCAGCCAGAGGGCGCCGGTCTCGACATCCTCTGCGCTGCAGCCGGCGCCGGCGCCCTCGCCGGCTCGGCCGGCGGAAGCCGACGGGTTGTTGCGGGA
Protein-coding sequences here:
- a CDS encoding DUF6484 domain-containing protein; its protein translation is MSEMLSRIDGVVIGLFLGYGEDAPLVVFPGNPQEVALSARSLTELSSDMIGSEVALLFENGDPLKPLIVGRIVDPAKKQAENNLVRDGETVKICASERLELRCGRSVIIMEKDGHLTIRGTHLVSHASAANRIRGGSVNLN
- the tssI gene encoding type VI secretion system tip protein TssI/VgrG, with amino-acid sequence MPNERATVVQTPVGADLLTFTHLVGRDEISRCFSYTVGFVSKSHDVDPLKMLGGPVSVEGESDPKRWFSGLVSDFRLTRIEDRLAFYEAVVRPWLWFLGNTTDCRIFQNMTVVEIVEKIFSKYGIAKFEKRLQGSYPSREYCVQYDESDLDFVQRLLEHEGIFYFFEHDEGKHTLILCDAMSKLKQAPGYDKVLYNFEGQASRRDVEYITEWIPGSSVRPGAYAHTDYDFEKPGADLMAKSAQPFSHKEASGENYRQPGAHLDVGRGDTIAGVRREELQAVHQRSTAVGTVRGLHSGCKFKLESFPRDDQNQDYLVVSAEYRLFDPGYRTQNEAHTENFRIVLGVAPTKLPYRPPRITPRPIMRGPQTATVVGPSGEEIFTDKYARVKVQFHWDRLGKKDQNSSCFVRVSQTWAGSGWGFIQIPRIGQEVIVDFIEGDPDLPIITGRVYNASQMPPYGLPGNATQSGWKSNSSKGGGGYNELMFEDKAGSELVNFQAQKDHHLLIKNDRNKLVQHDQSDRIDHDAKHSVGHNLDEDVGNNKTVKIGVDQTTNIGNNDTETVGANRSLTVMANETIHVVANSTENIDANHSQTVGIVQTITVGAARVDTVGAAETRSVGAVQTNTIGASRSMTVGAGQSHDIGASDNWNIAADQGVQIGGGQTFKIAKDQGSDIGAGRSAKIAKDDSTEIGGAHSVKVAKSSLLEIGEDGAIKVGKDLIIDAGASIIIKTGSAAIAMKKDGTITIEGKNITIKGSGKINVKASSDITMKGSKINEN